Genomic window (Polaromonas sp. JS666):
CAGGGAGAGATACACCTGGCGCATTGCGCGAATGATGAACTGGAAACCTGGCTGGCGCGCGTCAACCCCAGCGAGCTGCTCTACAACGTCGACGTCACCCCGGCGTTTGAGCAGCGCCTGAAAACCCAGCGCTGTGCGGCCAGCGCCCGCCCGGCCTGGCAGTTTGACGGGGCGCTGGGTGCGCGCCGCCTGCTGGAGCAGCTCAAGGTAGCTTCGCTGGCCTCATGGAACGCAGAAGCGCTGAATGAAGCCCATGCCGCCGCCTCGGCGCTGCTGGGCTATGCCGAACATACGCAGGGCCGCGCGCTGCCCCATGTGCAGGGCCTGCAGGTGGTGCGTTCGGGCGAGCTGATCGAGCTGCCGCAAAGCACGCGCCGCAACCTCGAACTGACGCAAACCCTGCGCGGCGAAGACTCGCCGACACTGTTTTCGCTGCTGGACACCTGCAGCACCGGCATGGGCAGCCGCGCCCTGAAAAGCTGGCTGCTGAGCCCGCGCCGCGACCGCGCGCAGGCGCAGGCCCGGCTTGAAGCAATTGCGCATTTACGCAGCGGCCCACAGCAAACCCTGCGCGCCAGGCTCAAGGGCTGCAGCGATGTCGAACGCATCACCGCCCGCCTCGCGCTGCGGCAGGTCAGGCCGCGCGAGCTGGTGGCGCTGCGCCAGACCCTGGACAAGCTGCAGCAACAATCAGAGCGCGCCGCCGGCGAGAGCATTGGGCTACCGGAACTGTTGACCCGGATTTTCGAGGATCTGCAGCCCCCGCCAGGATGCACCGAATTGCTGGGCCGCTATGTGCTCGACGAGCCGGCCGCGCTGATTCGCGACGGCGGCGTCATCAACCACGGCTGCGACGCCGACCTCGACGAACTGCGCGCCATCCAGACCAACTGCGACGGTTTTCTGCTCGAGCTGGAAGGCCGTGAAAGGGCCCGCACCGGCATTGCCAACCTGCGCGTGCAGTTCAACAAGGTGCACGGTTTCTACATTGAGGTCACACAGGGCCAGCTCGACAAGGTGCCCGACGACTACCGCCGCCGCCAGACCCTGAAGAATGCCGAACGCTACATCACGCCCGAACTCAAGGCCTTTGAAGACAAGGCCCTGTCGGCGCAGGAGCGCGCACTCGCACGCGAGAAGTGGCTGTACGAGCAGCTGCTCGACCAGCTGCAGGCCTTCATTCCCGCGCTGAGCCGGCTGGCGCGCGCCCTCGCCTCGCTTGACGCCCTGTGCGCGCTGGCCGAGCGCTCGCTCACGCTGAACTGGGCCGCCCCGGTGTTTGTCAAAGAGCCCTGCATCGACATCACCCAGGGCCGCCATCCGGTGGTTGAAGCGCGGCTGGCGGAAACCGGTGGCGGCTCCTTCATCGCCAACGATTGCAGCCTGAGCGGCAAACACCGCATGCAGGTCATCACCGGCCCCAACATGGGCGGCAAGTCCACCTATATGCGCCAGGTCGCGCTGATCGTGCTGCTGGCCAGCGTGGGCTCCTACGTGCCGGCCGCTCGTTGCCGGCTCGGGCCCATAGACGCCATCCACACCCGCATCGGCGCCGCCGACGACGTGGCCAACGCGCAATCCACCTTCATGCTTGAGATGACCGAGGCGGCGCAGATCCTGCACACCGCCACGCCGCATTCGCTGGTGCTGATGGATGAAATCGGCCGCGGCACCTCCACCTTTGACGGCCTGGCGCTCGCCGGCGGGATTGCCGCCTACCTGCACAACAAGACCCAGGCCTTCACCCTGTTTGCCACGCATTATTTTGAGCTGACCGAATTCCCCGCGCAGCACCATGGCGCCATCAATGTCCATGTCAGCGCCGTGGAATCGGGGGCGAACATCGTGTTTCTGCACCACATCGAACCCGGTCCGGCCAGCAAAAGCTACGGAATTGCCGTGGCAAAACTCGCCGGCGTGCCCAGCGCGGTGGTCACCCATGCCCGCCACGCGCTGAGTGCGCTGGAAACGCAGCAGACCGAAACCCGCGCCCAGGTGGACCTGTTTGCCGCCCCGCCCGAAGCAGCCGCGCCCGTGCAAACAGCGCTTGACAGGGCATTGGATACGATAGACCCTGACACCCTGAGCCCCCGTGAGGCGCTGGATGCGCTCTACCAGCTGAAAAAGCTGTCGGCGCTGGCTTGAATGCGAAATAGCAAACCCCATTACCGAACTGCCATGACTTATTGCACTGCCATCAAACTGAATGCCGGTCTGGTCTTTTTGTCGGATTCCCGCACCAATGCCGGACTCGACCACATCAGCACCTTCCGCAAGATGATCGTCTACGAAAAGGCCGGCGACCGTTTCATGGTGCTGCTGACCGCCGGCAACCTCTCCATCTCGCAGTCGGTGCGCGAGATTCTCCAGATCGAGCACCTGAAGGACCCGGAAACCGGCGAATCCATCACCATCTGGAACGCCAAGAGCATGTTCGATGCCGCCCGCGTGCTGGGCTCGGCGATACGCCGCGTCTATGACCGCGATGCCGACGCGCTGCGAAAGGCGGATGTCGATTTCAATGTCTCGCTGATCTTCGGCGGCCAGATTCGCGGTGAAGGCATGCGCCTGTTCCAGATGTACTCGGCCGGCAACTTCATTGAAGCGACGGGTGAAACGCCCTACTTCCAGGTGGGCGAATCGAAATACGGCAAGCCCGTGCTCGACCGCGTCATCACCCCCGAGACGCCGCTGGCCGAAGCCGCCAAATGCGCGCTGGTGTCGATGGACTCGACCATGAAATCCAATCTCTCGGTGGGCATGCCACTGGACCTGGTGGTGTACGAGGTGGACACCTTCCAGAGCGACAAGGTGGTGTGCATCGACAGCAGCAACCCCTATTACTCGATGCTGCACAACAATTGGGGCAGACGGTTGCGCGAGGTGTTCGACAGCATTGAAGACCCAGTATGGGACGACGCGCACACCGACATCCCGCTGAAAATGCCGGCAAACCGCCACGAACCGCTCAAGAAAATCAGCAGTCCCAGCGAAAAGCTGATTTAAATCCGTGCCGTCTTCTACCTCCTCGACCTCGTCTACCTTCCCTGCCAAACCCCTGGTCATCTTCTCGCACGGCAACAGCTTTCCCGCCAGCACCTACAGCGTGCTGTTCAAGAGCCTCAAGGCCCGCGGCTTTCAGGTCAAGGCGATTGAGAAATTCGGCCATGACCCGCGCTACCCGGTCACCAGCAACTGGCCTCATCTGGTACAACAGCTTGCCGACTTCACCAGCCAGGAGGTCGAAAAGTCCGGCCAGCCCGCTTTCCTGGTCGGCCACTCGCTGGGTGGCTTTTTAAGCCTGATGTGCGCGACCCAAAACCCGGTGCTGGGCGGCCTGCCGGTGCGCGGCGTGCTGATGCTGGACTCACCGATCCTGGGAGGCTGGCGCGCTACCGCGCTCAGCGTGGCCAAGCGCGCCCAGCTGGTGGGCTCCATCTCGCCCGGTGCCATCAGCCGCAGGCGCAAACATCAATGGCTGGGGCGCGACGAAGTGCTGGCGCATTTCCGCAGCAAGAAAGCCTTTGCCCAGTGGGATGAACAGGTGCTGATTGACTACATCGAGCACGGCACACACGATGCCGACACGGACACCGGCAGCCAGCGCCTGCTGAGCTTTGACCGCGATGTGGAAACCAGCATTTACAACACCCTGCCCGACAACCTGGAGCGCCTGCTGAAAGCAAATCCGCTCAAATGCCCGGTGGCGTTCATTGGCGGGCGGCAGTCAGCCGAGATGAAACAGGTCGGGATGGCCATGACGGAGAAGGTGACGAAGGGGCGGATCATGATGCTGGATGGCAGCCACCTGTTTCCTATGGAGAAGCCGTTGGCGACTGCTGCGGCCGTCGAGGCGGCTCTGCGGAATTTTCTGGATTAATGTCGATGCTTGGCCTTTTACTGCGTTCAGGGGCCGGGACTCGCCCCGGCGGGCGACTCACTTTCTCTTGCTTCGCCAAGAGAAAGTAAGCAAAGAGAAGGCGACCCGCAGTCTGGGTCCCGGCGCTGCGCTTCGGGCAACCTGTGCTGCTCGATTACGGCGGCGGTCCGCAGAACTCGCCTGCGGCTCAAACAACTGCGGCCCCTTTAGGCCGCCTCCATCTGCGCTGCTCGGCCCAGCCAGGACGGGTGGGGAGCGGGTACCAATACCGAATACACAACGAAAAATACCAAGACAAACAAGGACACGCCGCGGCGTGTCCTTGTGGATTTATGTATTCGGTATTTGGCTGTAGGTATTTCTTTCTCTCCACCCCTTGTATGCTTAAAAATTAGCGATTCAGACATGTTGATGTGCTTTGTTTTGGGAAGTTATTCACAGCCTGTTTGCCCCTTGAGCATGTAGCTCGTACAGAAGCTTTTGGCGTGGATCACTTGCCGCTCGTTGTAAGCCCGAACAGTTGCTAGTTGGCCATATTGATTTTTTGGACCCCGTATTTGCAAGGATGGGATTTATGAGTGCTACTTCAGAACAAATATTCATTGGTATCGATGTCTCCAAAGCAACGCTTGATCTGGCCGTTCGCGGTCAAGCCAAAGCACAGCAGTTTGTCAATACTGATGCAGGCGTTGGCGCCTTGATAGACAGCCTGGCAACGCGTAAGGATAGTGTGGCGGTAGTCTTGATGGAGGCCACGGGAGGCCTGGAGCGGCTGGCGGCAACGGCGCTGTGCCTGGCCGGTTATGCCGTCATGGTGGTCAACCCCAGGCAGGCCCATGACTTTGCCAAGGCGCTTGGATTTTTGAGCAAGACCGACAAGAGCGATGCCCAGGCGCTGGCCCAGTTCGCCCACACCCTTTACAGCAGTGACAAGCGGGACAAGTTGCTGCTCAAGTTGCCAACAGTGCAGCAGGACATGCTCGCGGCAATGGTCACCCGGCGCTCCCAGCTCGTGGTGATGCGCGTGGCGGAGGGTAACCGGCTGGCAAGCAGCCATCCGACGCAGAAAAAAAGCATTCAGGCTGTACTCAAGGTCATTGACCGTCAGGTCAAGGAGCTTGATGCAGACATTGCAGGCAGTCTGGGCAAGCATTTCAAGGAAAAGCTCGATTTGCTCAAAGGTATGAAAGGTGTGGGGATCTCGACCCAGGCTGCCTTGATGGCATCGTTGCCAGAGTTGGGCAGTTTGAGTGCGCGCGAGATTGGCAAGCTGGTAGGGGTGGCACCGCTTAACTGCGATAGTGGCACGATGAAGGGCAAAAGAGTCACTTGGGGTGGGCGTGCTGACATGCGCTCGGCCCTGTACATGGCCAGCCTGAGTGCGGTGCGTCATGACCCGTTGATCAAGGCTTTTTATCAGCGCTTGCGTGCGGCAGGCAAGCCTGCGAAGGTGGCGTTGGTGGCCTGCATGCACAAGCTGTTGACGATCATGAATGCCATCATCAAGTCGGGCAAGCCCTGGCAGGCGGGCTATGGTTGTCCACAGGCTGGAGACGCTTGAAATTTCATTCAAAATCGTTTGACTTTGAACACAGTTGCTTCTGTCTGCGCCGAGGAGCGCAGGGCCAGGCGAATCAGGGATCGCGATTGTCTGAGCCGCAGGCGAGTTCGAGCGAGACCCCGACTGGACCGAGCACCACAGGCTGCCCGCAGCGAAGCGAAGGGTCGCAGACAGCAGGGTCGCCTTTTCTTTTGCTTACTTTTCTTTTGGCGAAGCAAAAGAAAAGTGAGTAGCCGCCGGGCTACCCCCGGCCAGCACCCCTCAACAAAACCAACTACCCCAACCCAAAAAGCCGCCCTACAAAATATCCGCAGCAGAAAGCTCTGGCGTCTCCGCAATCCGCGCCGAAATCGCACGGCATGCCTCCAGCAGTGGCGCCACATAAGCCTGCTCGGGGTTGTCCTTCTGCCGAAAGATCAGCGTGCTGACGCTGATCGCCGCCACCGGCACGCCGCGACTGCCCAGGATGGCCGCGCCGAAACAAAAAATACCGGCTTCGTTTTCTTCGCTGTCCACCGACCAGCCCCGCTCCCGCGTAACCCGCAGTTGCGCCTGCAGATCCGCCAACTCGGTCACCGTGCTGGGTGTATAGCGCGGCATGGGTAAATTCTCGAGCAATGGGTTCAGCGTGGCAGCGTCCAGTGCGGCCATGTAGGCCTTGCCGACGGCCGTGGAATGCAGCGACACGCTGGTGCCTATGCGCGAGGCCATGCGCACCGCGCTCGGACTTTCCAGCTTTTCGATGTACACCATGGTGGTGCCGTTGGGCACCGCCAGGTGGACGGTTTCCCCTGTGATATCGCGCAGGCGCTTGAGTTCGTCCACCGCCGCCAGCCGGAGTTCTGAACGGCCCCAGCTGCGGCTGGCCAGCTGGATCAGCCGCGGGCCCAACGCAAGGGACGCGCTGCGCGTGTTCTCGACCAGCAGCCGCTCGGCCAGCAGGGCGGCAACAATTCGATGCACCGTCGGGCGCGGATAACCGCTGGCCCGCATCAGCGCAGCGACGTTGAGCGGCTCGGTCGAATCAGCCACCAGCTGCAGCACGTGCATGAACTTCGAAAACGACGCCGTGCCCGCCACTTGGGCCAGGGCAGGCTTGGTTACAGCGGAAGGTGGTCGGGAAGCGGGCATGGGCAGGGCGATGTGCGGTGAGGGCTGATGAGCAAAAAAGGATTATCCCTGCTGGCCCGGCCCGCAATTCATCAGGACACCAGGTAGCCCCCGTCGACCGGCAGGATCACGCCGGTCATGAACGCCGCCGCCGGCGTGCACAGGAACATGGCGGCCTGGGCCACATCGGCCGGCGTGCCCCAGCGGCCCAGCGGCGTGCGCGCCAGGATCGGGCCGGCGCGTGCCGGGTCGTCCTGCAGCGCCTGCGTGAGCGGTGTGGCAATCCAGCCGGGCGCGATGGCGTTGACACGGATGCCGTCTGCAGCATAGGCAATGGCCAGCGACTTGGTGAGCTGCGCCACTCCGCCCTTGCTGGCCGCATAGCCCGGCACGAGGCCGCCGCCAAAAAAGCTCAGCATGGAGGCGGTGTTGACGATGCAGCCGCGACTGGCTTTGAGCCGCTCGCGCGTCGCGGTGCAGACCCGCATGGTGCCGGTCAGGTTCACGGCCAGCACCTGCTCGAACACGTCCAGGTCGTGCTCGGCGCCGCGCTTGATGATGCCTGCGCAGTTGAAGACGATGTCGAGCTGGTCCATGCCGGCCAGCGCCGCGTCCAGGCTCTGCGCCGACGTCACATCGGCCTGCCGCACGGCGACCGCCGCGTCCAGCGTGCCGTCGCCCGGCCCCAGCCCGAGAGCCGTGACCTCGGCGCCCAGCGCTGCGAGGTGGTTGGCAATCACGGCGCCTATGCCCTGTGTTGCACCGGCGACCAGCGCCCGCTTGCCTTTGAAGAGTTCTGCCTGATAAGTCATGAGGATTCCTGGGTTGTCGAATAGGTGTAAAAGCGGCCTCGCCAGCGCAGGACAGCCACCGTTACGCTATCAAAATAATAGCTGCACGCACCCTTCCTGCCTGGACTGCATGCCTTTTTTCTCAAGATTTTGGTAACTACTCAGAGGCTGAGAGTTTTTCGAAGCGACGGCATTTCCTCCCTCGCCCCTTTGGGGAGAGGGTTGGGGTGAGGGGCTGTGCTCCAGTGTTGTGGCCACTCGCCGGCCCTCACCCCCGCCCTCTCCCAGAGGGAGAGGGAGTGAAATCGAAAAACTCTCACTCTCTCAGTCCTTCCTGTCTTGAACAGCGATGCTTCCCCCGTTTTACTCCTTCCCGCCTTTGGGGCTTAGGCCCGCGGCTCCAAGTCCGCCTGCGCGGACTTGGGCGGGGCGAAGCGTCGCAGTGTCTCACTGCAACACGTGAGGCTGGGATGGGGGCCGCGACCGATGCAAAAGACAGCAGCTTTTTATACGCCGCAGGCCCTCACCCCAACCCTCTCCCAAAGGGCGAGGGAGCAAGAAAAGCGTATCGCAATGGCGCTGCTGACCTGCAGCTGCCGCGCCACCTCGGCACCAACGCCGCTGGCACCGCCCGTGACCACCGCCACGCTGCCCGCAAAGTCGTACTGCGCTGTTGCGTAAGCCATGCTCAGCGGATGAACTGCTTGGTGTAGTCAGCGCCCAGCCCGACGCTCTCGAAATGCTTGTTGCACATCTCGATCTTGGTGAACACGTCTTCGTAGCCCATGCCTTTGCCCCAGGGGTCGGTGTAGTACATGACGCCATTGACCTGGAAGTAGGTGATCATTTCTTCCACGTCTTCAGGCACGTAGAGCGTGTGGGTCTCGCCCGGCGGCTCAAACACATAGCTGCCTTCGGTGGCCTCCCAGTCGTGCTCCAGGTAACGCCAGCGGCCCTTGAGCACAAAGCCGTGCACGGCCTGCGGATGGCGGTGGCGGCTGAGCACGCCGGACTTGCGCACGCGCAGCAAATTCATCCAGTAGCCCTGGCTGGCATTCAGGCACA
Coding sequences:
- the mutS gene encoding DNA mismatch repair protein MutS, translated to MTDPAKTHTPMMQQYLAIKAEYPDTLVFYRMGDFYEVFFADAEKAARLLDITLTRRGQSGGEPVVMAGVPFHSLEGYLAKLIKLGESVAICEQVGDVATSKGPVERKVVRVVTPGTLTDTELLNDKAESILLAVHQGARNTCGLAWLSVTQGEIHLAHCANDELETWLARVNPSELLYNVDVTPAFEQRLKTQRCAASARPAWQFDGALGARRLLEQLKVASLASWNAEALNEAHAAASALLGYAEHTQGRALPHVQGLQVVRSGELIELPQSTRRNLELTQTLRGEDSPTLFSLLDTCSTGMGSRALKSWLLSPRRDRAQAQARLEAIAHLRSGPQQTLRARLKGCSDVERITARLALRQVRPRELVALRQTLDKLQQQSERAAGESIGLPELLTRIFEDLQPPPGCTELLGRYVLDEPAALIRDGGVINHGCDADLDELRAIQTNCDGFLLELEGRERARTGIANLRVQFNKVHGFYIEVTQGQLDKVPDDYRRRQTLKNAERYITPELKAFEDKALSAQERALAREKWLYEQLLDQLQAFIPALSRLARALASLDALCALAERSLTLNWAAPVFVKEPCIDITQGRHPVVEARLAETGGGSFIANDCSLSGKHRMQVITGPNMGGKSTYMRQVALIVLLASVGSYVPAARCRLGPIDAIHTRIGAADDVANAQSTFMLEMTEAAQILHTATPHSLVLMDEIGRGTSTFDGLALAGGIAAYLHNKTQAFTLFATHYFELTEFPAQHHGAINVHVSAVESGANIVFLHHIEPGPASKSYGIAVAKLAGVPSAVVTHARHALSALETQQTETRAQVDLFAAPPEAAAPVQTALDRALDTIDPDTLSPREALDALYQLKKLSALA
- a CDS encoding proteasome-type protease; translated protein: MTYCTAIKLNAGLVFLSDSRTNAGLDHISTFRKMIVYEKAGDRFMVLLTAGNLSISQSVREILQIEHLKDPETGESITIWNAKSMFDAARVLGSAIRRVYDRDADALRKADVDFNVSLIFGGQIRGEGMRLFQMYSAGNFIEATGETPYFQVGESKYGKPVLDRVITPETPLAEAAKCALVSMDSTMKSNLSVGMPLDLVVYEVDTFQSDKVVCIDSSNPYYSMLHNNWGRRLREVFDSIEDPVWDDAHTDIPLKMPANRHEPLKKISSPSEKLI
- a CDS encoding alpha/beta hydrolase, which gives rise to MPSSTSSTSSTFPAKPLVIFSHGNSFPASTYSVLFKSLKARGFQVKAIEKFGHDPRYPVTSNWPHLVQQLADFTSQEVEKSGQPAFLVGHSLGGFLSLMCATQNPVLGGLPVRGVLMLDSPILGGWRATALSVAKRAQLVGSISPGAISRRRKHQWLGRDEVLAHFRSKKAFAQWDEQVLIDYIEHGTHDADTDTGSQRLLSFDRDVETSIYNTLPDNLERLLKANPLKCPVAFIGGRQSAEMKQVGMAMTEKVTKGRIMMLDGSHLFPMEKPLATAAAVEAALRNFLD
- a CDS encoding IS110 family transposase — protein: MSATSEQIFIGIDVSKATLDLAVRGQAKAQQFVNTDAGVGALIDSLATRKDSVAVVLMEATGGLERLAATALCLAGYAVMVVNPRQAHDFAKALGFLSKTDKSDAQALAQFAHTLYSSDKRDKLLLKLPTVQQDMLAAMVTRRSQLVVMRVAEGNRLASSHPTQKKSIQAVLKVIDRQVKELDADIAGSLGKHFKEKLDLLKGMKGVGISTQAALMASLPELGSLSAREIGKLVGVAPLNCDSGTMKGKRVTWGGRADMRSALYMASLSAVRHDPLIKAFYQRLRAAGKPAKVALVACMHKLLTIMNAIIKSGKPWQAGYGCPQAGDA
- a CDS encoding IclR family transcriptional regulator, encoding MPASRPPSAVTKPALAQVAGTASFSKFMHVLQLVADSTEPLNVAALMRASGYPRPTVHRIVAALLAERLLVENTRSASLALGPRLIQLASRSWGRSELRLAAVDELKRLRDITGETVHLAVPNGTTMVYIEKLESPSAVRMASRIGTSVSLHSTAVGKAYMAALDAATLNPLLENLPMPRYTPSTVTELADLQAQLRVTRERGWSVDSEENEAGIFCFGAAILGSRGVPVAAISVSTLIFRQKDNPEQAYVAPLLEACRAISARIAETPELSAADIL
- a CDS encoding SDR family NAD(P)-dependent oxidoreductase — translated: MTYQAELFKGKRALVAGATQGIGAVIANHLAALGAEVTALGLGPGDGTLDAAVAVRQADVTSAQSLDAALAGMDQLDIVFNCAGIIKRGAEHDLDVFEQVLAVNLTGTMRVCTATRERLKASRGCIVNTASMLSFFGGGLVPGYAASKGGVAQLTKSLAIAYAADGIRVNAIAPGWIATPLTQALQDDPARAGPILARTPLGRWGTPADVAQAAMFLCTPAAAFMTGVILPVDGGYLVS
- a CDS encoding 2,4'-dihydroxyacetophenone dioxygenase family protein, with amino-acid sequence MPIDTTDPSPLMPYQFPNPAAALPEIVVQHAIPTDERLWVPQAENVWFRPLCLNASQGYWMNLLRVRKSGVLSRHRHPQAVHGFVLKGRWRYLEHDWEATEGSYVFEPPGETHTLYVPEDVEEMITYFQVNGVMYYTDPWGKGMGYEDVFTKIEMCNKHFESVGLGADYTKQFIR